Part of the Lolium rigidum isolate FL_2022 chromosome 6, APGP_CSIRO_Lrig_0.1, whole genome shotgun sequence genome, ACGTGAGGAGGGGCCGGTCTACAGCTAGCGCCTTCAGTTGCAAGCAAGAAATTTGGTCGTGCATGCGGTTGCCGGTGCTCAACTCGATCTTGATTATTTTATAGTTGGTTGCTCTCCCAAAGTCCCAAGTTTCCATGAAACATTCTGAATCGCCAGCGCATCGAATTGCCAACTGTACTAAGATCCATCCTATATTTTTCCTATAAAAAAAGCTCTATTTGTATATTTGTCGAACAGAGGTGGCAAGAGCATGCTTGAGCATGAAGTAGCTTCTTGCCGAGGCTCCTATACCATGTTTGTTTTGCGAGTTGCGACTGGGTGATATGTAAGGTCCTCGATCGTTTTCTAGGCATAATTTTTTCATGTGTATGCCTCCTTTTTTTTATGGAACCATGTGTATGCCAATTGTAGGACATCGGAGCAAAATATGAAGAGCGTCCAAGCAGTGACAGGAAGGCCGAAACTAATCGAACAATAGACCCACATACTACCTTTGTTCTAGGTTAATTAACGCGCAGTAGCTAGCATATATTTCGCGTCGATTATattcgaacggagggagtagttcccaCCAAATCGGAAGGACCGGACATGCCGAACCTAACATCTATGACTTCATGTTCCTAAATAAATACACTTATTTTAGAATGAAGGGGGTATGCGTTTATAAGGTCTGCATAAAGTTTATAAGACATCATAAAAACTATGTATTCATATTTAAGAGAAGTTTCTAGTGATATAGCTTTTGTGGCATATGACATATTACCTCCGTTCCGAAATGTTACACCTTTTAGAAAGTAATTTTACTTTCTAAAAAGGTTTACATTTCGGGATAGCGGTAGTATATGTTTTGAGCAAATGATAGTTATCTTTTGTTCTTTAAATACTCACGGGTCAAAGCTTGGAATTTGGGACCCACCTTCATCTGATCCCAAAATCTGAGCTGCCAGATTCCCATCCATTACCCATCTGAGTTATTACTATTACCCAAAATAACCTCCAAATCAATCCACGCACGATCCATCTATTTATAAGTAGAGCCTTGTGTTTTATCGATCTCAGCCCGCATTCCACCATCTTTACATCATCCTTGTTCTAGGATCATCCATTTGTACCAAACCTACATCACATGACAACCGGGGCTCTGGTAATTTGTCAAATATATATGTAGGCACAATCTCcttaacaatggtattcaaatacACTTAACAAACTCAACTCCATACATGGAGAGTTCCAAATAACATGGATGTATTTTTTTCCAAACTCAGTCCATGGTTTCAATTTTGGCAAAAGTGTCTGAACCCCAGATTTAACCTCAACTTTCGTTTCCAAATGCATAACGGAGATATGGGTTGTCTACTTGTCTTCAAACCTCTTGTTTCCCTTGTGTGGTCCTTCCATCCCTCCTTCATTGTCGTTTGAGGCATCCTTCGTACATCCTCATTTCCAACATGCAATGTGTGATATTGGCTTTGCTCTAATCCTACTTTTACTATCATACCACCAGATTCTAGCTAGTTATCTAGACTTATCGGTTTACATGTTATCCAATAAGTTATGCTTGCACTTTCTCTAAAGCCCCAAAGTATAAGTGGCTAGTTGATGTTCAATTTTGCTAAGAACACATCAATCAAGTATCATCTCAAAAGCAACCACTTACTTTCACGACCAGTCCCGGCCACCTTCTTCCATCACCTAAACCCCAAGGAACACAATTTTTAGAATGGGCCATCCACATTGTAGTTTTAACTTCGAGATGTTTGGATCGGTCGTAAATTTGTGTGCCCACCCATGTGTTAGTTCCACTGAGACCTAAATACATGTCGCCACAACAAAATTATAACAATTCCAAGCAAGCCTTAACTTTTTTTATAAGATCATCGACCACGCACCATCCTTGGGTGCACCATTGTTAATTTGAAGTCCTGAAGTGGAAGGTAGTAGACGTTGGGTAAGACCGTACGTTCAAGCTTGTCATGTCATATGAGCTGCAATGTGGCTAAGACCTAACGATCAAACCGTACTCGCTCTATTCTAAATTCATGTTTTagtttggtcaaaagtcaaacttgCTAAATTTTAACCAAGTTCGAGAAAAAAATGATATAAATGCATACTTCATGATGGTTCTAATAAAAATAGAAGTAGTGTGAGGCTCGTGTGCTGCTCTCATGGACGGCACCtgggcaaaccctagccgctaCCAAAGAGCTCCTCTCCGGTGTAGATCCttgccgccgccggcctcgtccGTATCAGTGGCAGGCCCCCAGCGTCGAAGGAGCTGGGGGGCAGATCACGACGACGACATTCAAACGTGGCTGGGGTGGCGCGAGCACCCTCCCGTCGAGCGCGGAGGCTGGGGCGGAGTCCTCTGGTCGAGGTAGCGGTGCTGGTCCACTTCCTTGACGATGCACTTTGGTGCGATCCTTCGGAAGAGGCAGTGTTGTGTATCTTGGGTCCCATCGAGATCCTCCGCCCATGATCTGTCAGCCTAGTTCCGGTGGGTCTGGTGGCCAGTGAAGGCCGGTGGTGTGGGGACTGCCGCCCTAGCTTGGAATAATGGGGGTTTGGTCCTAGGATCCCTCTCACGCCACGGTAAAGATCTGCTTGATGCATGTCTTCATTGATGGTCGAAAAGTGTCGAGTTTCAGAAGGCTTTACCAACGATCTCCAATGGATGACATGCCTAGAGATTGCCGGATCAGATAGGATTCATTCGTGTGCAACCATGATTTTCTGACCGTTTAGTTTTAGGGGGAGCGATGCGAAGCTTCGTAGTCTGTTGCCATCATGGAACATGTCTTCAGTACCATGGTGACATCAGTCACGGAGAATGGCATGGAAGGCGACATCTGATGACTAGTAATGGTGGTTTGAGTCCTCATGGAGATGAGGTTTGGCTTGGTGATCCGTGACTTGGGGCAGCGATATCGACAAGTGTTGGCGACATCATAAGAGAAATTCAGATTCTAAACTTGCAGGGTGAAaaaccaaggtctggccttaattggttgtgcttgTCGATGTTCTTGTTGAAGCCATTATTTTGTGATTGTGGTTTTTCTCCTCGGTAAAAAGCGATGACGACACTTGTGCACTGTTCCGTTCtttgaggcgtcgtttttggagaataTGGATTTCTAGTGTTGTACGGGTGATGTTTGGTTTGCTGTTACAAGTAATAGATCACCATAGCAGAACTTTATCTTTTGTGTAACTTTTTTTTTGCTGTGTGCATCCCTATTGCTATTAGGGCACGGCATTGTTGCAGAgacgggtgtaattggtatcttcacgatatcaatatattccctttatcgagaaAATGAGTTTTAGATAAAAATACTAATATATGAAATCCTATGTACTACTGTAGAAAATAAATATCGAATCATATTAGTGGAGTCTAGCCGACGAGCCCCCCACACAGTGGAAGGAACTAGGAAGGTGTCCATGCGGCTTCGGCGTCGGGCCGACTGACTGGGCGCGGTGTAAAGGCCACGTGAGAAGGAGTGGGCCTCCGCCCATCTATATTCGAACCGACACTCTGCACCGCACCGCACTGCACGACAGCCCCAGAGACTCCTCTCGCATCCGAGCGGTTCCAAGCTCCAACTCTTCGCCGAGATCAGGAGGAGGATCCCGCTGCGGAGCCGAGCGAGCCCGTCGTCGCCGTCTCGGTGAGCGCCGCCGCCTCTAGCTTCTCCCCTAACCACCCTTCCCGGCCTCAAATCCCGTCGCGTAGCCCGCGGATCTGATCGGCTCTGCCGATTCGATCGATCCGGCAGCGCGTATATCTTCTGAGGTGGATCGCGCGAACCTGCTCGTGATTGCCTTCGTTACCGCGTCGCTTCGACGCTGTCGAATCTGTTCGCGCCGTTGCTTTCCGCCTCGCGAATCCGATTCGATTCCGCTGCCTGCGCGCGCTGTAGCCCTTTATGTAGATCGGCGAGGCCCGGTTCCGAGATTCGGGGATCTCGTAGCGCGCGCTCCATGCATGATCCATCCATTCCTGCTGAATTCTGTTTCCGGGCGCTCCGCTCGGGAACTAGTTTTTGTGGAGGGTCGCGGATGGATCATACTGAGTCGGTCTGTGTAGATCTCTGGGGCTGCCTGGTTAAACCTTCTCATTTTTGCTATTTTGTTGTTGGGGGGAGCAGGAGGAGAGATGGGGCTCACGTTCGGCAAGCTGTTCAGCCGCCTCTTCGCCAAGAAGGAGATGAGGATTCTCATGGTTGGTCTTGACGCCGCTGGTAAGACCACCATCCTCTACAAGCTCAAGCTCGGAGAGATCGTCACCACCATCCCGACCATCGGTAAGTGTTCTCTGCATTCCTCTGCTTCTGCTTTGCCCGCTGTAGTAAATTCGTTCTAATAGGAATTAGCTACATAGCACGTTTGTTTACAGAAATGCAAACATGAGTCATATCTAGTGAGCTCTGCTACTGTAATGTGGATATCTAGCTTCTTCTCAACTTGAAACCTGTACGTGCGATAAGACATGTAGGATCTCACTTCGGTTTAAGCTAGGAATCGACAGTTACAGCCAGCTGGGGTTCACTTTTCATTATTGAAATAAATCTATTTTGGAAATTTGCAGGATTTAACGTTGAGACTGTCGAATACAAGAACATCAGCTTCACTGTTTGGGATGTGGGGGGCCAAGACAAGGTAAGAAAATCCATTCATTATTTACTTGTTATGTCGGCTGGGGAAATCACGTCACCCCTTTTGTTCGCATGCTAGCTCCCCTCCTGCAATTGATGTTGCTAAAATCCATAATACTTCTGTGGCCATGAACAGAAATTCATGTGCGTTCAACTTATTCTTGCATTGTTTTCTACATCAACACAGATCAGGCCCCTGTGGAGGCACTACTTCCAGAACACGCAGGGACTCATCTTTGTTGTTGACAGCAATGATAGGGAGCGTGTTGTTGAGGCCAGAGATGAGCTCCACAGGATGCTCAATGAGGTATTGCGGTCACGTGGTTTCAGTTCTTCCGAAGTTTTCCACCTTCCAGCACTGCTTAAATCATAAAGATGCTGATAGAACATTTAGCTTTCGTTTCCAGTATCTGTTAACGAATATCTAATTTTTGGGATATCTTCCTGTGATATAGGACGAGCTGCGTGATGCTGTGTTACTTGTATTTGCAAACAAACAAGATCTTCCTAATGCCATGAATGCAGCTGAAATCACTGACAAGCTTGGTCTGCACTCCCTTCGCCAGCGGCACTGGTACACACATTATTTCAGAAGCTCTTTACCTTCTAGTAATAGCTTTATCAAAGATGCCCTTGGTGTTCTGCAATATTGCAGAAAATTTTCTACACTGATTGTAAGAACCTTTAATGTCATAGTTAGGAAGGATCCTTATTTCAGGAATCATATAGGCTGGGGATAATGAATGTTGCATACGCATAATTCACACTTTATTGTTTAGTTATCAAATGTATCTTGAGCTGAATTTTCGAACCCCTCTGGTGCTACACTACTTGTCCTCTAAGATAATTGTTAATGTCACTGTCTGTCTTTTTTGATTCGTAAGGTGAGATATGCTGGTGCCTAATATAAATTATTTCCTGGGGTGCAGGTACATTCAGAGCACTTGTGCCACATCTGGTGAAGGATTGTACGAGGGACTTGACTGGCTCTCCAACAACATTGCCAACAAGGTACGTTAACCTCAAGTTGTCACTTTTCATTCAGCACATATTTTGTGCTCTGCTGAATGCTGAAATGATATGGCCCTTAGTTGCTGAAATAAGCAGAACCAACTAATACACGACACACGGCACCTGCTATTCATTACATCTGCCGAATGCAGTTTTGGGTCCTCAGTGGTTAAATTGGGGCATTAGGCACAGAACGAAATTGAACAATATCACAGAACCACTCTTGTTCTATGGTACCTTGACAAGATTGTTTAGCATCACACACCAGTATCAGAAGCGATTGATGACGTCTTCTTTTCATTTGTTTCCACAGGCTTGAAGTGTCTCCACAACGCTTCCAGGAACCTCTGGCTGTGTGAAGAACTCACTGCTACCatttttgtgatatataaatATATACACTCTACAACAGATAGTATGTATGCTTATGTGACAGAAGCTCTCCTTGGAGTGGGCTAGTATCAGGTTGTTTCTTCGTGTGGGTATTATCAGCGTTTCTGTTCGGTTTTACAAGGTTTACTGTGTCAACCGTGTGTATGTTTTTGAGATATAGTAAAATTGAGGCGTGGTGCCAAATATTCGATCAGTTCAGTACCGTGGATGGTGCAAATTGTTAGCCTATGATGTGAGCGCTGTTTTCACTAGTTCTGTATTATGATCCTTAGTTACTTTGGATCTGGTTTCATCTATGCTTTTGTGCCAGCTGATTGTATATTTTTGGAAATCCACTCAAGTACTCACTAATGGGTAAAACTACATAAGTTCCACCCCGAATTTTTTTTTCCTCATATCTTTGATCATACAAGCTCCATATAAAGTCCAATTTCAAACCATAATGTTACAAAATTTAATGTTTGGACAAAAGCATTTAAAGAAATTGAAATccatatttgaacattttcatattcaaattcattTGTATTTTGCCCAATAGATTGCATATGTACGTACTCGGTTCATCTATACCTCTCCGATCAAAATTGCACTGCTTTGGTGCACTGGTCTATTGTGAGTCTCTTATGCCAGACTCTAGTGATGGGGGCCGATGACAACGGTGCGTTGTTGGCTTGCTCTAGTGGTTGTACTTGTTGCTAGGTTGTCCAATggtctatttttattttttattatttttaagatTCTTTAGACCGCTTTTGATAGATTGGCAtaattttttgcttttttttaacATCTCATATGATATCCCCCAAACCTGCTCAATgacagattttttttaaaaaaaatataaggCTCAAAAGTCTGATTTTAAATTAACAATGCCATCAATCGGCCAGGATTGCAACTATAGTACCAAcaaaatgaaaaaagaaaaacagcgATCTGAGGTTACCAGCTTACAAGACAACAAAGAAGGGAAGCAAGCTACACTACACTAGCACCACTAGAGAAAGAGCTTAAACTCATGGCTGAAGCGCATTCCTTTGTTGCAAGGGTGCGGCGTTGAGATCGACCCAAGCACACCCATAACCGGTGAAACGTGGTTGTTTTTATGTCTCAAGATATTAAAGGGAGGAGAATCAACCTGAGGTTGAGAGGAAGCTAACATAAATATATGACTCACCTGGTTGTGTCGATTTGACAGCAACGGTGCTTAAATGATCGTAAAGTCATATACAATacaaggcgcctgtggtgacttcgtcaatttcaagatccaatccgccagctcagtcttccggaggtactcataggggtagggtgtgcgtgtatgcgttcataggggtgagtgtatgcgcgtgtatgtgggcgtctacgtttgtactgtgtttctcaaaaaaaaaaaatacatggtgATTAGATAGATGCTTAAACATTTGTTAAGCATCAATGCTTATTTTTATAGAAAAGATGCTTAGAAAAAGCACCGGCTCTAATAAGAATCTCAATTTAATTTTGTAAGCACCTCTTTAAACATCTTGTATTGTATTTGTATATGTCGTGAAACGCCGTCAAATGCTTCGCCCtaagatgtttgctaaaacttaCAATAGGGATAGCTAGACAGATCGTTGTTATTTATTTGTTAGGTTCAGACTTCAGGCAAAAACTACAAGGATCGATCAATCGTTTGTACGTCTGTGTCAACGCTTCGGCAAAGTTTGAACAGAAACTCACGATCGGTGCAGCCGTGCAGTGGTTCACACATTTACATGCATGCACATGAGGATCATTTCGTATTTTAGTTGCTGCTTGTCGACCGACACATTCTTCATGAAAGAGACGTGAGGAGGGGCCGGCCTACTACAGCTAGATCCTTCAGTTGCAAGCAAGAAATTTGGCCATGCTCGTGCGGATGCAAGATCTTAACATTTGTTTATTTTTAGTTGGTTGCTCTCCGTGAAACATTGCGAATCGCCAGCGCATTCGAGCCTGCCAAGTCTACTGAGATCCAAACTATTTTCCTATAAGAAGACTCGTATTTGTATACATTTTGAACAGAAGTGGCACGAGCGTGCTTGAGCATGAAGTAGCTTCTTGTCGAGGCTGGAGGCTGCTATACCATGTTTGGTTCGCGAGTTGCGACTGGGTGCTACACGTCCTCGATCGTTTCCTACGAATTATTCTTCCATGTGTGTATGCCTCCTTTTTTATATAGAACCATGTGTATCCCATTGGTAGGGCATCGGAGCAAAATATGAAGAGCGTCCAAGCAGGAAGGCCGAAACTAATCCGACGGTAGACCCACATAGTTCCCACAAAATCCGAAGGACGGATCCACCTCATCTGATCCCAAAATTTGAGCCGCCGAATTCCCATCCATGACGCATATcagttattattattactaggcgaATACCCGTGCTTTGCTACGGGTTATTTTTTCCGTAATATATCACTACAATACATGTAAAAATTCACGTGTATGACAAAGATAATCACAAGATACTCTAAAACCGATAAGATTCTACTTCACTTTAAGTATTTTCGACAACCATTATAATTGATATCGTGTAAATATGAAATAAGCGCTTGACTAATTATTTTTTATTAACTAATATCTACTCCTCGATGCCAGTTAGATATAATCGTACAATGTTAGATATATTTGCTTCTTCATTTTCAGGATAATTGAGCAAGTGTATCAAAATTCTTTCACAACTTGTAACCATCTAGCACAATAATATTTATCATTAGCATGTACATTTCATGTGAAAGAATAAAAAAATGAGCAATTTAGAATACCCACCTTGCATATTGTATGAACCAATTATTAGCATTCCATGAGAGTATAATGTTAAAAAAAATACTACACGTGCCTTGCCACAGAAAAAGAAGTTAATAGATGTGCATGAGTTACAATATTTAGTCAAATGCATCGAGAACGCCATATGCTAAGTTTGGACCAATGTGAATGTATTTATTTTTGTCCCTCCCATCGGCCACCATGGCGGTTTGTAATATCATTCCAGTATACAACCCACCACATCTTTCTCTAATTACCCTCTGAAAGGATAAAGATGCCGCCTAAAGGCGGgtaaataggcggtttaaaacttttacgaatatggcttaacaaatgcggaataaaactagcgtttaatttgctgagcacaaaacctatataactagggttcacctatgtgcaccaacaacttaggctaagcatacaagcaactatgtgatatcaagatatataacttcaaacaCGAAGGCTAtcataaagtaaagtgcataagtaaagagctcgggtataggaataaccgaggtgacgcggagacgacgatgtatcccgaagttcacactcttgcgagtgctactctccgttggaacgttgtggaggacaaagcactccaaacaccacgaaggcctcaccgtattcttctcgagaattcccaccaaaagagatgtcctcgatccactatgggaccttgaGGGTGGTTactgaacccgcacaaagcttggaccTATCTCCACAATTTAATTGGAGGCTTCCAATAAATTGCCACAACGGTGTTACCCTTGAAGAATATCCACAACTTCATTGGAGTCccctagaacaccacaaagaccactaagccgtctagggtccaaagacccaagagaaaCAAGCTTCGGGAATAGTCTCCTGAAGGTAATACCTcacaaactttcacctccacgtatcaccgcggagaactcaaatcgatgcaccaaatgcaatggcaagaacaccacaaagatgctcaaatccttctctctcaaagtccaacaaagctacaacatCTATTGaggaaataagagaggaagacCAAATAGGAGGagtaacaccaaatttctccaagatctagatctagtggattccttcatagagagagggatttgatttggTCAATATGTTGatatagatctcctctctcttttccctcaaataggGGCAAGAATCAATGGAGGAATTAGAGAGATATGAagcttctcaaggtcaacaatggagtagagagagTAGAGGAAGCAACCAACCCTTGGGGAAGAAAGGGGACCTTTTATAGGTCCACCCCACCAAATATGACTGTTACAACAATTTTAGACCAGAGACTCTGGTCTAGGACCGGAGTCCCCCCCCCCCAGAGTCTTCGGGCTTCCCGGGACCGGAATCTCCGGCCTCAGACAGGAATCTCCGGCCTAGGACTTGAAACTCCGGCCTCAGACCGGAGTCTCCATCCCTGAAAAATGCAGAAACAACTAAAACTTAAACGAGCATAACTTTAGCATTCGGATtccaattttgatgatcttgagCTCGTTTTTAAGCTAGAAACAAGCTCTACAATATCATACagagaaccatcatagtccaataaGGTAGGATATAAAAAATGGGAAATGTTTAACCTATCTATAAGAGACAAAATGGTAACATCTCCaaaatggaaaatgcaacaacttgagttaggaaactcgggttTAGGTGAAATAAATCTTGTTGGAAATATTATGACAAGagataccccacaaagagtgaaaatattaagaacaagtgaggTAGGTTTTTACAAGAATGtagaggtgaaacctctcaatacaaagaaccgggaaaaactccaatatcaaaAACGGAAAAAGTATTTCATATGAAATTCGTTTTCGGTGAACTAGAGAAACTCTAAAACACCACACGGATAATATAAaaataacaaccaataaatatgatgcaaggatgcaacagtttgagctctctccgaacgatacgatctagttactcactcgagagccctcttgatagtacggccacTATCCTATAAACCGGCCTCCCAACTAAATCATGAAACcgataagaaagaaaccctatcaggagcaaaccttaaccttgcgcatttcacttgacctcgatgatgacggtcttgaccgcaagaagatggaacgcctttcttgattgtgctttctTGATAAAGTCTTCTGAATTTCTCCCCCATATAGATCTAAGCTATGGTTGGAAGGTACTCACAGTGATCTGGCAGTCGGACCCaacggaggaagacgacgacatgtCGGCCAGGTGGCGTAGGAAGAGCAGACGCTGCTGAAGAAGAGCAGACGCAACGGAGGTTCACCGTCCCTTACCGTGGTCGCCGACAAATAGCTTTGGACGGATATCTCGAAAGGGGGAAAATGGTGACGCGCCTTTGGGCGATGAGGCGGGACGGTGTAAATAG contains:
- the LOC124659820 gene encoding ADP-ribosylation factor 2-like isoform X2, with amino-acid sequence MGLTFGKLFSRLFAKKEMRILMVGLDAAGKTTILYKLKLGEIVTTIPTIGFNVETVEYKNISFTVWDVGGQDKIRPLWRHYFQNTQGLIFVVDSNDRERVVEARDELHRMLNEDELRDAVLLVFANKQDLPNAMNAAEITDKLGLHSLRQRHWYIQSTCATSGEGLYEGLDWLSNNIANKA
- the LOC124659820 gene encoding ADP-ribosylation factor 2-like isoform X1, producing MGLTFGKLFSRLFAKKEMRILMVGLDAAGKTTILYKLKLGEIVTTIPTIGFNVETVEYKNISFTVWDVGGQDKIRPLWRHYFQNTQGLIFVVDSNDRERVVEARDELHRMLNEDELRDAVLLVFANKQDLPNAMNAAEITDKLGLHSLRQRHWYIQSTCATSGEGLYEGLDWLSNNIANKVR